The following proteins are encoded in a genomic region of Fusarium keratoplasticum isolate Fu6.1 chromosome 9, whole genome shotgun sequence:
- a CDS encoding Imidazoleglycerol-phosphate dehydratase, with product MASPQPTRWAALARDTNETKIQLALNLDGGSFPPDTDSRLLDDGDSHASQASKSQKIAINTGIGFLDHMLHALAKHSGWSLAINCKGDLHIDDHHTAEDVCIALGYAFAQALGTPTGLARFGYAYAPLDEALSRAVVDLSNRPYSVVDLGLKREFLGQLSTEMVPHCMQSFAQGARVTLHVHCLHGDNDHHRAESAFKALALAIKAAITRIPGKEGEVPSTKGTLSA from the exons ATGGCCTCCCCTCAGCCTACCCGTTGGGCCGCTCTCGCCCGCGACACCAACGAGACCAAGATCCAGCTCGCCCTCAACCTAGACGGCGGCAGCTTTCCTCCGGACACCGACTCCCGtcttctcgacgatggtgacAGCCATGCCTCCCAGGCCAGCAAGTCGCAAAAGATTGCCATCAACACTGGAAttggcttcctcgaccacATGCTCCACGCTCTGGCCAAGCACTCTGGCTGGAGTCTGGCCATAAACTGCAAGGGCGACCTTCACA TTGATGACCACCACACCGCCGAGGATGTCTGCATTGCCCTTGGCTACGCCTTTGCCCAGGCCCTCGGTACCCCTACCGGTCTTGCCCGCTTCGGCTATGCCTACGCTCctctcgacgaggccctcTCCCGCGCCGTCGTCGACCTCTCCAACCGTCCCTACAGCGtcgtcgaccttggcctGAAGCGCGAGTTCCTCGGCCAGCTCAGCACCGAAATGGTCCCTCACTGCATGCAGAGCTTCGCTCAGGGTGCCCGTGTCACGTTGCACGTCCACTGCCTCCACGGTGACAACGATCACCACCGTGCCGAGAGTGCCTTCAAGGCTTTGGCTCTGGCTATCAAGGCTGCTATCACCAGGATACCgggcaaggagggcgaggtgCCCAGCACCAAGGGTACCTTGAGTGCTTAA